One window from the genome of Glycine soja cultivar W05 chromosome 12, ASM419377v2, whole genome shotgun sequence encodes:
- the LOC114379074 gene encoding photosynthetic NDH subunit of lumenal location 3, chloroplastic-like, whose amino-acid sequence MNHLSFSDLTHMSSFTTIMAPVTNLHGAVSKTLIPITCHLPNAHKSITKRGQVIGFLGSKAQKEASECQVQATRRAAALGLATVVLTWQFNDKVSLAKDNGFWYEDHPLPGPTVTNNIANEKTGTRSFLKRGLYIANIGVKGSVFRIKKYAFDLLAMADLIAEDTLNYVRKYLRLKSTFMYYDFDKVISAIPVDDKQQLTDMANKLFDNFERLEEASRKKSLPETKSCYQETEVMLKEVMDKMDIMYKSI is encoded by the exons ATGAACCATCTTTCATTCTCAGACCTCACACATATGAGTTCCTTCACCACCATCATGGCTCCTGTGACAAACTTGCATGGAGCAGTCTCCAAAACCTTAATTCCCATCACATGCCACCTTCCAAATGCACACAAAAGCATAACAAAGAGAGGACAAGTGATTGGATTTCTTGGAAGCAAAGCACAAAAGGAAGCATCAGAGTGTCAAGTTCAGGCCACAAGAAGAGCAGCAGCATTAGGCCTTGCCACTGTAGTGCTTACTTGGCAATTCAATGACAAGGTTTCATTGGCTAAAGATAATGGTTTCTGGTATGAGGATCATCCTCTCCCTGGACCAACTGTCACTAACA ATATTGCAAATGAGAAAACGGGAACACGTTCTTTTCTTAAGAGGGGGCTTTACATAGCAAACATTGGAGTGAAAGGAAGTGTGTTTAGGATAAAGAAATATGCCTTTGATCTTCTGGCAATGGCGGATCTGATAGCAGAAGACACACTCAACTATGTGAGGAAGTACCTAAGACTCAAGTCCACATTCATGTACTATGATTTTGACAAGGTTATCTCTGCCATTCCAGTGGATGATAAGCAGCAACTAACTGATATGGCTAACAAATTGTTTGATAATTTTGAAAGG CTTGAAGAAGCTTCAAGGAAGAAAAGTCTACCTGAAACAAAATCATGCTATCAGGAAACTGAAGTTATGCTTAAAGAGGTCATGGACAAGATGGATATAATGTACAAATCAATTTGA
- the LOC114379309 gene encoding thioredoxin-like protein CXXS1, with protein sequence MEEKKELKKSKVIKIDSQKSWEHHISHATNKKYPVVVHFSAFWCVPSIVMNPFFQELASTYEDVLFLTLDVDEVKEIASKMEIKAMPTFLLLSGGTPMDKIVGANPDEIRKRIDHFVNSTHSYKSV encoded by the exons ATGGAGGAGAAAAAAGAGCTAAAAAAGTCTAAGGTTATCAAAATAGACTCTCAAAAATCATGGGAACACCACATCTCTCATGCCACCAATAAAAAGTACCCA GTTGTGGTTCATTTCTCTGCTTTCTGGTGTGTGCCTTCTATAGTTATGAATCCTTTCTTTCAAGAATTAGCCTCCACCTATGAAGATGTTTTGTTTCTGACGTTGGATGTGGATGAGGTTAAG GAAATTGCTTCCAAGATGGAAATCAAAGCCATGCCCACCTTTCTGTTACTGAGTGGAGGGACTCCCATGGACAAAATTGTGGGTGCAAATCCTGATGAAATAAGGAAAAGGATTGATCATTTTGTTAACTCAACTCATTCCTACAAATCTGTGTAA